Proteins encoded together in one Coffea arabica cultivar ET-39 chromosome 2c, Coffea Arabica ET-39 HiFi, whole genome shotgun sequence window:
- the LOC113724978 gene encoding uncharacterized protein yields the protein MTEVILHIYDVTNSGSDKTNNTIVQINKIFKDGIGLGGIFHSAVQIYGDEEWSFGFCEQGTGVFSCPAAKNPMYTYREPIILGTTNSSIFKVNQILRELSREWPGHSYDLLSKNCNHFCDELCERLGVPKLPGWVNRFAHAGDAAVEIAGTTALKFRQAKTEIVTASKVAYRFLLGVASNSPDSAANSARGTPSRFQGTWFKNLVSPGAKPSSSSDIENLDEDTTPLQRQQDAEAPLRLNSRHDL from the exons ATGACGGAGGTGATCCTCCACATATATGACGTGACGAATAGCGGATCAGATAAGACTAATAACACCATTGTTCAGATCAACAAGATCTTCAAAGACGGCATCGGTCTCGGTGGTATTTTCCACAGCGCCGTCCAG ATTTATGGAGATGAAGAGTGGTCATTTGGTTTCTGTGAACAAGGCACTGGAGTTTTTAGTTGTCCTGCTGCAAAAAATCCAATGTATACATACCGTGAACCAATTATCCTTGGGACTACtaactcttcaatcttcaaggtTAATCAGATCCTGAGGGAACTTAGTAGAGAGTGGCCAGGACACTCGTACGATTTGTTATCAAAGAATTGCAATCATTTCTGTGATGAATTATGCGAAAGGCTTGGGGTGCCAAAGCTGCCCG GGTGGGTGAACAGATTTGCCCATGCTGGTGATGCAGCTGTGGAAATAGCAGGAACAACAGCATTAAAG TTTAGACAAGCGAAAACTGAGATAGTAACAGCTAGCAAAGTGGCATATCGATTTCTTTTGGGTGTTGCTTCCAATAGTCCGGACTCTGCTGCAAATTCTGCCAGAGGAACTCCTTCCAGATTCCAAGGTACTTGGTTCAAGAATCTTGTTTCTCCTGGTGCAAAACCATCAAGTAGTTCTGATATCGAAAATCTGGACGAGGACACAACTCCGCTGCAGCGGCAACAAGATGCAGAAGCACCTCTTAGGCTGAACTCTCGGCATGATTTATAG
- the LOC113724977 gene encoding uncharacterized protein — MEGAKLPSGVRKVKKKQVKDELDRIKQAEKKKRRLEKALATSAAIRSELEKKKQKKKEEQQRLDEEGAAIAEAVALHVLLGEDSDDSCKVIMKKDEELNRWDCCDNFDILMGSREAVVPHEDLSNYSFKNMEWVSDTQRYGYGWSDWGNTGWMVSSEPMGRELYPQYLAEGGWDTAGISAGLVAAQAVSSLKIAEDAQVDKYVYNRMLRG; from the coding sequence ATGGAAGGTGCTAAATTGCCATCTGGTGTCAGAAAAGTGAAGAAGAAGCAAGTTAAGGATGAGCTGGATCGTATCAAGCAggctgaaaagaaaaaaagacgaCTGGAGAAGGCTCTGGCTACTTCTGCAGCCATTCGTTCTgaattggaaaagaagaaacagaaaaagaaagaagaacagCAGAGGCTTGATGAAGAAGGTGCTGCAATTGCTGAAGCAGTTGCTCTGCATGTCCTGCTTGGTGAAGACTCGGATGACTCATGTAAAGTTATAATGAAGAAGGATGAAGAGCTGAACCGGTGGGATTGCTGTGACAATTTTGATATCCTTATGGGTAGTAGGGAAGCTGTGGTCCCTCATGAAGACCTATCAAACTATTCCTTTAAGAATATGGAGTGGGTTTCTGATACCCAGAGATATGGATACGGGTGGAGTGACTGGGGGAACACGGGATGGATGGTTTCATCTGAACCTATGGGAAGGGAGCTGTATCCACAATACCTGGCGGAGGGAGGTTGGGATACTGCTGGAATCTCTGCAGGTCTTGTTGCTGCACAAGCTGTTTCATCACTTAAAATCGCAGAAGATGCACAGGTGGACAAGTATGTCTACAACAGAATGTTAAGAGGTTGA